The following proteins are co-located in the Sphingorhabdus lutea genome:
- a CDS encoding DUF1467 family protein translates to MNIASILAIYFLFWVLCAFLVLPFGIKSHFETGDEILPGHADGAPANFKPKKIIFRTTILSAILFGIYYANYVYGWVTQESFNFLLLTN, encoded by the coding sequence ATGAATATAGCATCAATATTGGCGATATATTTTCTTTTTTGGGTGTTATGCGCTTTTTTGGTGCTGCCCTTTGGAATTAAAAGCCATTTTGAAACGGGCGATGAAATTTTGCCAGGGCATGCGGATGGCGCGCCTGCCAATTTCAAACCGAAAAAAATAATATTCAGAACGACAATTTTGTCCGCAATTTTATTTGGCATATATTATGCAAATTATGTTTACGGATGGGTCACGCAGGAAAGTTTCAACTTTCTGTTACTAACCAATTGA
- a CDS encoding Hpt domain-containing protein, which produces MSVAFGNFENSLKAASGDDAKLFAELRQAFVDSANRQLDLMTRSRCDANWHHSALRLHGIAASFGAISVMELADEASQGAPGDPVILRKLNAAITEILS; this is translated from the coding sequence ATGTCAGTAGCATTTGGAAATTTCGAAAACTCTTTGAAGGCCGCTTCGGGTGATGACGCAAAATTATTTGCGGAACTTCGCCAGGCCTTTGTGGATAGTGCAAATCGACAGTTGGACTTGATGACAAGATCAAGATGCGACGCAAATTGGCATCACAGCGCACTTCGTTTACATGGAATAGCTGCTAGTTTTGGGGCAATTTCTGTTATGGAATTGGCCGATGAGGCAAGCCAAGGGGCGCCCGGCGACCCAGTTATTTTGCGAAAATTAAATGCGGCCATCACCGAAATTTTAAGCTAG
- a CDS encoding sensor histidine kinase, which yields MGKKLIYSPPLELLLDANNKIIFASPEILGLQIDAGGKEHDIFMFYNFASLANLVRKLKINVNRILSIAVDNIIIEMNVDVSIEENLTGGDIVKFLVHSWLERENLWLADNGEFGHLNTGLMGALLVTDHQNRIVKIINGGGLEISADDIMGKDFGNLFQIIPAVRSNMQLDQIFSSHKKNENIALKYMQDNRNLTADFLPNFNEAKIFQGFHIKLRIAQEAKDILHVAGQFIDEEPVQIGATLAPALRMPLGRIIANAETIKSKIYGPIRENYAIYASDISHAAKHLLDLVEDLGDLEFIEKAGFKTAKDKIDLYDLAERVKGLLAVKASDHNKRINIISSNKAQPAIGEFRRVLQILVNLVNNAIRYTPDGGVIEILIQENESHAKICIIDEGAGIAAEDQSKIFNKFERLGRTGDGGSGLGLYISRKLARAMGGDLSVKNATGKGCEFTLILPRDI from the coding sequence ATGGGAAAAAAGTTGATATATTCTCCTCCATTGGAATTATTATTGGACGCGAATAATAAAATTATTTTCGCAAGCCCCGAAATTTTGGGTTTGCAAATTGATGCGGGCGGCAAAGAACATGATATTTTTATGTTTTATAATTTTGCGTCCCTTGCAAATTTGGTTCGCAAATTAAAAATAAATGTGAATAGGATTTTGAGCATTGCCGTCGATAATATCATTATCGAAATGAATGTGGATGTTTCCATCGAAGAAAATTTAACGGGCGGCGATATTGTCAAATTTTTGGTGCATAGCTGGCTGGAGAGAGAAAATCTTTGGTTAGCCGATAATGGTGAGTTTGGTCATTTAAATACCGGTTTAATGGGTGCATTATTAGTGACCGATCATCAAAATAGGATTGTCAAAATCATCAATGGAGGTGGTTTAGAGATTTCAGCAGACGACATAATGGGCAAGGATTTTGGAAATTTATTTCAGATTATTCCCGCTGTTAGGTCGAATATGCAACTGGACCAAATATTCTCCAGCCATAAAAAGAATGAGAATATCGCTTTGAAATATATGCAAGATAATCGCAATCTGACCGCTGATTTTTTGCCCAATTTTAATGAAGCAAAAATTTTCCAAGGCTTTCATATAAAATTACGCATTGCCCAAGAAGCAAAAGATATTCTTCATGTTGCGGGACAATTTATTGATGAGGAGCCAGTTCAAATTGGCGCTACATTGGCGCCGGCATTGCGCATGCCATTGGGCCGAATTATCGCCAATGCAGAGACAATAAAATCAAAAATATATGGCCCAATTCGTGAAAATTACGCGATTTATGCTAGTGATATATCACATGCGGCCAAGCATTTATTGGATTTGGTGGAGGATTTGGGCGATTTGGAATTTATCGAAAAGGCCGGATTTAAAACAGCAAAAGATAAAATTGACCTATATGATTTGGCTGAACGGGTAAAAGGGTTGCTTGCAGTAAAGGCGAGCGATCATAATAAACGGATAAACATTATTTCAAGTAATAAGGCACAGCCCGCCATTGGTGAATTTAGGCGCGTTCTTCAAATTTTGGTGAATTTGGTGAATAATGCCATTCGCTACACGCCCGATGGAGGGGTGATTGAAATTTTAATCCAAGAAAATGAAAGCCATGCCAAAATCTGCATCATTGATGAAGGTGCAGGCATAGCCGCTGAAGATCAATCTAAAATTTTCAATAAATTTGAACGACTTGGCCGAACAGGAGATGGTGGCAGCGGACTTGGTCTTTATATTTCACGTAAATTGGCCCGGGCAATGGGCGGCGATTTAAGCGTGAAAAACGCCACGGGGAAGGGGTGTGAGTTTACCCTAATTCTTCCCCGCGACATATAA
- a CDS encoding citrate synthase, with protein MSDTPVLHLGDKQIDLPVIKGTMGPDVLDIRQLYAQTDCFTYDPGFTSTASCDSNLTFIDGGEGVLLHRGYPIDQLAENSSFMEVAYLLLNGELPKKKEFDDFEYTISRHTMLHQQLATFYSGFRRDAHPMAVMCGVVGALSAFYHDSLDINDAEHRKISSHRLIAKMPTIAAMAYKYSIGQPFLYPDNNLSYTGNFLRMTFGVPAEEYVVDPVIERAMDRIFILHADHEQNASTSTVRLAGSSGANPFACVAAGIACLWGPAHGGANEAALNMLREIGTVDRIPEYIARAKDKNDPFRLMGFGHRVYKNYDPRAKVMQKTADEVLKKLGVTDPIFDVARELEQIAINDPYFVEKKLYPNVDFYSGIILSAIGFPTEMFTALFALARTVGWVAQWNEMISDPKQKIGRPRQLYTGPATRDYVGFDQR; from the coding sequence ATGAGTGACACCCCTGTATTGCACCTTGGAGATAAGCAAATCGACCTGCCAGTTATTAAGGGCACAATGGGTCCGGATGTTTTGGATATCCGCCAACTTTATGCCCAAACCGATTGCTTTACCTATGATCCGGGCTTTACATCGACGGCAAGTTGCGATTCAAATTTAACTTTTATTGACGGCGGCGAAGGTGTGTTGTTACATCGCGGCTATCCTATTGATCAATTGGCAGAAAACTCCTCCTTCATGGAAGTGGCCTATTTATTATTAAATGGCGAGCTTCCAAAGAAAAAGGAATTTGACGATTTTGAATATACAATTTCGCGCCACACCATGTTGCACCAACAATTGGCGACATTTTATTCCGGCTTTCGCCGCGATGCCCACCCCATGGCGGTTATGTGCGGTGTTGTTGGCGCTTTATCGGCATTTTACCATGATTCTTTGGATATTAATGATGCAGAACATCGCAAAATCTCTAGCCACCGTTTAATCGCCAAAATGCCAACTATTGCGGCAATGGCATATAAATATTCAATTGGTCAGCCATTTTTATATCCTGATAATAATCTTTCCTATACTGGAAATTTCCTGCGCATGACCTTTGGAGTCCCTGCGGAGGAATATGTTGTTGACCCCGTTATTGAACGGGCAATGGACCGTATTTTCATCCTTCATGCCGATCATGAACAAAATGCCTCAACATCGACTGTTCGTCTTGCGGGCTCTTCTGGCGCGAATCCTTTTGCATGCGTTGCTGCAGGTATTGCCTGCCTATGGGGTCCTGCGCATGGCGGCGCGAATGAGGCGGCACTGAACATGTTGCGTGAAATTGGAACAGTGGACCGGATTCCCGAATATATTGCCCGTGCAAAGGATAAAAATGATCCATTCCGTTTAATGGGCTTTGGTCACCGCGTTTATAAAAATTACGATCCTCGTGCAAAGGTTATGCAAAAAACCGCTGATGAAGTGCTAAAGAAATTAGGCGTTACTGACCCAATTTTTGATGTTGCACGCGAATTGGAACAAATTGCTATTAACGATCCATATTTTGTTGAAAAGAAACTTTACCCGAATGTGGATTTCTATTCTGGCATTATTTTGTCTGCTATTGGTTTCCCAACCGAAATGTTCACAGCATTATTTGCCTTGGCACGTACTGTTGGCTGGGTTGCGCAATGGAATGAAATGATTTCCGATCCGAAACAAAAAATCGGCCGCCCGCGTCAGCTTTATACTGGCCCGGCAACACGTGATTATGTCGGATTTGATCAACGTTAA
- a CDS encoding ComEC/Rec2 family competence protein has product MSYFFTQGSLIRQLFFRCSIAFFIGLSSIIVHNYFNAPKFIERPFIAKFYAHVDGVEQLPSRHKIRLILDSEGKHGLPRKIRVSYKTNDEVKQIAKNDIILVKARLMPPSQRQIPWGYDFAQKSWFEGVGATGAGLGAPIIIKKHHLQWGIEQSRQAVAQYIAGRSNDAARGIAVTLATGDRGYIGEEDAEALRNSGLAHLLSISGLHVTAVTGAVFLIISKILSLFPAFALRRPIPIYAAGGGAIAAIIYTLMTGSEIPTIRSCIAALLILTAISIGRQALTLRVIAAGIVVVILLWPQALVGPSFQLSFAAVTTIILLHQSKWMKDLTTRREESYFRKIGRFAISLLITGLAIEMILSPIALFHFHKTGIYGAAANLFAIPWVTFLVMPVQALAMFLDILSLGGPIWAICNILIEILNNLAHFVSSASGSLLRVPAIEGWQFAILTASMLFFGLVQSRIKWVGILIYCAMLMMIFVQPKPDLFILSDGKHLILDHEGQGILLRSRTGDYTSEMLSEAIAQPNDAISMDEYEGANCNMDSCIFQIAQQNKRPHLIILATRSDYLIPAMELAATCRRVDIVISSRYLPQTCQPRWIKIDKGYLQENGGVAFFTKERRMMTVADQDRHKPWTRFIENKKWPRRNEQHAK; this is encoded by the coding sequence TTGAGTTATTTTTTCACGCAGGGCAGTTTGATTAGGCAGTTATTTTTTCGCTGTTCTATTGCATTTTTTATCGGTCTTTCCTCCATCATAGTGCATAATTATTTTAACGCGCCAAAATTTATTGAGCGCCCCTTTATCGCAAAATTTTATGCGCATGTTGATGGTGTGGAGCAACTGCCATCACGTCATAAAATACGCCTTATATTGGACAGTGAGGGTAAGCATGGCTTGCCGCGTAAAATAAGAGTTAGCTATAAAACGAATGATGAAGTGAAGCAGATTGCCAAAAATGACATTATCCTTGTAAAAGCAAGGTTAATGCCGCCCAGCCAAAGGCAAATTCCATGGGGATATGATTTTGCGCAAAAATCATGGTTTGAGGGTGTTGGAGCAACAGGCGCGGGGTTAGGTGCGCCGATCATTATCAAAAAACATCATCTCCAATGGGGAATAGAGCAAAGCAGGCAAGCGGTAGCGCAATATATTGCTGGTCGGAGCAATGATGCCGCGCGCGGTATCGCGGTAACATTGGCAACGGGCGATAGGGGGTATATTGGAGAAGAAGACGCAGAGGCGCTTAGGAATAGCGGGCTTGCCCATTTATTATCGATTAGTGGTTTGCATGTAACGGCGGTTACCGGTGCGGTTTTTCTTATCATCTCTAAAATATTGTCATTATTTCCTGCATTTGCCTTGCGGCGCCCAATACCAATTTATGCAGCGGGTGGAGGTGCAATTGCTGCCATTATTTATACATTGATGACAGGATCAGAAATTCCCACGATAAGATCATGCATCGCTGCCTTGTTAATTTTAACCGCAATATCAATTGGGCGACAGGCATTAACATTGCGGGTTATTGCAGCGGGCATTGTCGTGGTCATCCTCCTATGGCCACAGGCGTTGGTCGGCCCAAGTTTTCAACTAAGTTTCGCAGCTGTAACAACCATTATTTTACTGCATCAAAGCAAATGGATGAAGGATTTAACCACCCGCCGAGAGGAGAGCTATTTTCGTAAAATTGGCCGTTTTGCGATATCCTTGCTTATCACCGGTCTTGCAATTGAGATGATATTATCTCCCATTGCATTATTTCATTTTCATAAGACGGGCATTTATGGGGCAGCGGCAAATTTATTTGCGATTCCGTGGGTAACATTTTTGGTGATGCCGGTTCAGGCTTTGGCGATGTTTTTGGATATATTATCACTAGGCGGGCCGATTTGGGCGATTTGTAATATTTTAATTGAGATATTAAATAATCTTGCCCATTTTGTGTCCTCTGCAAGCGGGTCATTGTTAAGGGTGCCAGCCATTGAGGGTTGGCAATTTGCCATATTGACGGCATCAATGCTGTTTTTCGGTTTGGTTCAATCACGTATTAAATGGGTAGGAATTTTGATATATTGCGCCATGTTGATGATGATTTTTGTTCAACCAAAGCCAGATTTGTTCATATTATCAGACGGCAAACATTTGATTTTAGACCATGAGGGGCAGGGTATATTGTTAAGAAGCAGGACAGGCGATTATACCAGCGAGATGTTAAGCGAAGCTATTGCACAGCCCAATGATGCGATTTCTATGGACGAATATGAAGGTGCAAATTGCAATATGGACAGCTGTATATTCCAAATTGCACAACAGAATAAAAGGCCACATTTAATCATTTTGGCCACTAGGTCAGATTATCTCATACCCGCAATGGAACTTGCCGCTACCTGTCGGCGTGTTGATATTGTCATTAGCAGCAGATATTTACCACAAACTTGCCAACCAAGATGGATAAAAATTGATAAAGGCTATTTGCAAGAAAATGGTGGGGTCGCATTTTTCACAAAAGAACGCAGGATGATGACAGTTGCCGATCAAGATAGGCACAAGCCCTGGACCAGATTTATCGAAAATAAAAAATGGCCCAGACGTAATGAGCAGCATGCGAAATGA
- the lexA gene encoding transcriptional repressor LexA, which yields MLTAKQNELLRFIQSRLEKNGVSPSFEEMKDALNLKSKSGVHRLISALEERGFIKRLANRARALEVVKMPDIAGSSGNNIVSMAKKVDAPAPAPKTMPVAANDVMEIPLHGRIAAGVPIEAMEGQSTLSVPMALLGSGEHYALEVSGDSMVEAGIFDGDFALIKRTDTARDGEIIVALVRGEEATLKYLHREGSMIRLDPANAAYSPQRYSADEIIVQGKLAGLLRRYH from the coding sequence ATGTTAACAGCGAAGCAGAATGAACTTTTGCGTTTTATCCAATCACGGCTGGAAAAAAATGGCGTATCCCCTTCTTTTGAAGAAATGAAGGATGCGTTAAATTTGAAAAGCAAATCTGGCGTCCACCGTTTAATCAGCGCATTGGAAGAGCGTGGCTTCATTAAACGTTTGGCCAACCGCGCCCGTGCTTTGGAGGTTGTTAAAATGCCCGATATTGCGGGCTCATCTGGCAATAATATTGTTTCTATGGCTAAAAAAGTTGATGCCCCTGCACCAGCACCTAAAACCATGCCAGTTGCGGCCAATGATGTGATGGAAATCCCCTTGCATGGACGTATTGCCGCTGGCGTCCCGATTGAGGCGATGGAGGGACAGTCAACTCTCTCAGTTCCTATGGCTTTGCTTGGCTCTGGCGAGCATTATGCGCTGGAGGTTTCTGGCGATTCTATGGTTGAGGCAGGTATTTTTGATGGTGACTTTGCCTTAATTAAACGTACTGATACTGCACGTGATGGAGAGATAATTGTTGCATTGGTGCGCGGTGAAGAAGCAACTTTAAAATATCTGCATAGAGAAGGTTCAATGATTAGACTTGATCCTGCAAATGCAGCATATAGCCCGCAACGATATTCAGCAGATGAAATTATCGTTCAGGGTAAATTGGCGGGATTATTACGCCGCTATCATTAA
- the trpC gene encoding indole-3-glycerol phosphate synthase TrpC — protein sequence MNIINASNKNSSNKLIEICNFKRGEVAARKAIKSNNFIKESIDQQSKPRGFKASLEKFSAEHFALIAEIKAASPSKGLIRADFNPPAHAIDYEKGGAACLSILTDEQFFKGHDDYLVAARNAVKLPCLRKDFMVDPWQIAESRALGADAILIIMAALDDILAKEIEIAAHELGMDALIEVHDETEAERALTHLNSRLLGVNNRNLATFETDIATCERISKMVPKDYLLVGESGINTHQDLMRLSQSGIKSFLVGESLMRQDDVKVATTMLLTGEKSI from the coding sequence ATGAATATAATAAATGCATCAAATAAAAATAGCAGCAATAAATTGATTGAGATTTGCAATTTTAAACGCGGCGAGGTGGCCGCGCGTAAAGCAATAAAAAGCAATAATTTTATTAAAGAATCAATTGATCAACAAAGCAAGCCGAGAGGTTTCAAGGCTTCATTGGAAAAATTCTCCGCTGAACATTTTGCTCTTATTGCGGAAATTAAAGCGGCCTCCCCTTCAAAAGGATTGATTAGAGCTGATTTCAACCCGCCTGCTCATGCTATTGATTATGAAAAGGGAGGCGCTGCCTGCCTTTCTATTTTAACAGATGAGCAATTTTTTAAGGGACATGATGATTATTTAGTAGCCGCACGAAATGCTGTAAAGCTGCCCTGTTTGCGTAAGGATTTTATGGTTGATCCATGGCAAATTGCGGAATCGCGCGCATTGGGCGCCGATGCCATTCTCATCATTATGGCTGCCTTGGATGATATTTTGGCCAAGGAAATTGAAATTGCCGCGCATGAATTGGGCATGGATGCGTTGATAGAGGTTCATGATGAAACAGAAGCGGAACGGGCCTTAACACATTTAAACTCCCGCCTATTGGGCGTTAACAACCGCAATTTGGCGACTTTTGAAACCGATATTGCCACATGTGAGCGCATATCAAAAATGGTGCCCAAAGATTATCTTTTGGTCGGAGAAAGCGGGATAAATACGCATCAAGATTTGATGCGGCTTTCCCAATCAGGGATAAAAAGCTTTTTAGTCGGGGAAAGTTTGATGCGGCAAGATGATGTAAAGGTCGCCACCACTATGTTGTTAACGGGTGAAAAAAGCATATAG
- the trpD gene encoding anthranilate phosphoribosyltransferase, with protein sequence MSDIDFNYMLSGNMPHDEIERHLINLADRGETADDIVAAATAMRDHMVKANAPKNSIDVCGTGGDGQHSLNISTAASIIIASMDIPVAKHGNRAASSKAGAADTLEALGINLETHDAQKSLNEIGIGFFFAQKYHPALGAIAPIRKKIGRRTIFNLLGPLCNPCGVKRQLIGVAHPDIIPIYAEAMLKLGYEKAIIVSGNEGLDEISIAGQSSIATIDGGKITYDIIHPEQFDIPPSPLSAIKGGDAAYNATQLRQLLMGERSAYHYAVLLNVAAALMVSDMAESWEDGIEEASETIDKGLPNALLNCWIAQ encoded by the coding sequence ATGAGCGATATAGACTTTAATTATATGCTAAGCGGCAATATGCCGCACGATGAAATTGAACGTCATTTGATAAATTTGGCAGATCGCGGCGAGACAGCGGATGATATTGTTGCCGCAGCAACGGCAATGCGCGACCATATGGTTAAGGCAAATGCACCAAAAAATTCTATTGATGTATGCGGGACTGGCGGCGATGGCCAGCATAGCTTGAACATCTCTACCGCGGCATCAATCATCATTGCCTCCATGGATATTCCCGTGGCCAAACATGGTAATCGCGCCGCATCCAGCAAGGCTGGCGCTGCTGATACATTAGAGGCATTGGGAATAAATTTGGAAACACATGATGCGCAAAAAAGCCTAAATGAAATTGGAATAGGCTTTTTCTTTGCCCAAAAATATCACCCAGCCCTTGGCGCAATCGCCCCCATTCGTAAGAAAATTGGCCGCCGCACCATTTTTAATCTGCTTGGCCCTTTATGCAATCCATGCGGTGTAAAGCGCCAGTTAATTGGCGTTGCCCATCCTGATATAATCCCCATTTATGCAGAGGCGATGTTGAAATTGGGATATGAAAAAGCGATTATTGTTTCAGGGAATGAGGGACTGGATGAAATATCAATCGCCGGACAAAGCAGTATTGCGACAATTGATGGCGGAAAAATTACATATGATATTATTCACCCAGAACAATTTGATATTCCCCCTTCCCCATTAAGCGCGATAAAGGGGGGCGATGCAGCCTATAATGCTACACAACTTCGCCAATTATTGATGGGCGAACGCAGCGCATATCATTATGCCGTATTGTTAAATGTAGCGGCCGCTTTAATGGTGTCTGACATGGCTGAAAGCTGGGAAGATGGGATTGAAGAAGCATCGGAAACCATTGATAAGGGCCTGCCCAATGCCTTGTTAAATTGTTGGATTGCGCAATGA
- a CDS encoding anthranilate synthase component II, which translates to MILVIDNYDSFTFNLVHYLLELGSDVKVVRNDEISVDEAMAMNADAYLISPGPCTPNEAGISLELVGACAKAIKPLFGVCLGHQAIGQYFGGSVVRGGLMHGKTSPVQHDNSSLFRGIPSPFQATRYHSLIVEDIPSCLHVNATADDGSVMGFAHEKLPIFGVQFHPESIATEYGHDLLANFMEIAGLEPKPV; encoded by the coding sequence ATGATCCTTGTCATCGACAATTATGACAGCTTTACATTCAACCTTGTCCATTATCTTTTGGAATTGGGCAGCGACGTTAAGGTCGTGCGCAATGATGAAATTAGCGTAGATGAAGCCATGGCAATGAATGCAGATGCTTATTTAATATCACCCGGCCCATGCACCCCCAATGAAGCGGGCATTTCACTTGAATTGGTGGGCGCATGTGCAAAGGCGATAAAACCATTATTCGGCGTATGTTTGGGGCATCAGGCAATTGGCCAATATTTTGGTGGGTCGGTGGTTCGCGGCGGGTTAATGCATGGCAAAACATCCCCCGTTCAGCATGATAATAGCTCTCTTTTTCGGGGCATACCCTCCCCTTTTCAGGCAACAAGATATCATTCCTTAATTGTCGAGGATATACCGTCCTGCCTGCATGTTAATGCAACGGCAGATGATGGATCGGTCATGGGCTTTGCGCATGAAAAACTGCCTATTTTTGGGGTTCAATTTCACCCCGAAAGCATTGCCACCGAATATGGGCATGATTTATTGGCCAATTTCATGGAAATTGCCGGGCTGGAGCCCAAACCAGTATGA
- a CDS encoding anthranilate synthase component I family protein codes for MPHQEKSSQQHEAANIALQKLKQGKSSLLWRKWVADCDTAISVSLRLMEENRGDYLLESVEGGTTRGRYSIIGLAPDLMLRAQGKQSFLNRKWADDQNAFEPLNIGMDHAIRNLVKECHIDDIPSILPDALACLVGYFGYETIGLVEKLPRNANEGLGLPDGIFVRPTIIIILDKLSDEIFVIAPIWADKEMLPEAAIEQKNLILDEVERKLSSGIKSDAENKYYGQKIAMPEALSPILDAGAYSQKVLRAKEYIEAGDIFQLVLAQRFTVPFTLPPIDLYRALRRINPSPFLYFLDLPGFSLIGSSPEILVRARDGEVTIRPIAGTRPRGKNEIEDAKNRADLLADPKERAEHLMLLDLGRNDVGRVSKGGSVTVTDSYMVENYSHVMHIVSNVVGELDAGKDAMDALFAGFPAGTVSGAPKVRACQIISELEDECRGPYAGGVGYFSPNGNMDSCIILRTAIVKDGVMHVQSGAGIVADSDPEYEQRECEAKAGALLAAAQEAIRQANKIGFGQ; via the coding sequence ATGCCCCATCAAGAAAAATCATCGCAGCAACATGAAGCCGCCAATATTGCATTGCAAAAATTAAAGCAGGGAAAATCTTCTTTATTGTGGCGCAAATGGGTGGCCGATTGTGACACCGCCATATCGGTGTCCCTACGTTTAATGGAGGAAAATCGCGGCGATTATCTGCTGGAATCGGTGGAAGGTGGCACGACCAGAGGCCGATATAGCATTATTGGGTTAGCGCCAGATTTAATGCTGCGCGCGCAGGGCAAGCAATCCTTTTTAAACCGCAAATGGGCCGATGATCAAAATGCCTTTGAACCATTAAATATCGGCATGGACCACGCCATTCGCAATTTGGTAAAAGAATGTCATATCGACGATATTCCCTCCATTTTGCCCGATGCTTTGGCATGTTTGGTCGGATATTTTGGTTATGAAACAATTGGCCTTGTTGAAAAATTACCCCGCAATGCCAATGAAGGATTAGGCCTGCCCGATGGTATATTTGTGCGGCCTACAATCATCATCATTTTGGATAAGTTAAGCGATGAAATTTTCGTTATCGCGCCAATTTGGGCAGATAAGGAAATGTTGCCCGAAGCTGCAATTGAGCAAAAAAACCTAATATTAGATGAGGTGGAGCGCAAATTATCATCCGGCATCAAATCAGATGCTGAAAATAAATATTATGGTCAAAAAATTGCAATGCCAGAGGCGCTTAGCCCCATTTTGGACGCAGGCGCATATTCTCAAAAGGTATTACGGGCCAAGGAATATATTGAGGCTGGCGATATATTCCAGCTTGTCCTTGCACAGCGATTCACCGTTCCTTTTACCCTGCCCCCGATTGATTTGTACCGTGCACTTCGCCGGATAAACCCCTCGCCATTTCTTTATTTTTTGGATCTGCCTGGTTTTTCACTCATCGGTTCTTCGCCCGAAATATTGGTTCGTGCGCGTGATGGGGAGGTAACCATTCGCCCCATTGCAGGGACGCGCCCACGCGGTAAAAATGAAATTGAGGACGCCAAAAATCGCGCAGATTTGCTTGCCGATCCCAAAGAACGTGCAGAGCATTTAATGTTACTCGACCTTGGCCGTAATGATGTTGGCCGGGTTTCAAAGGGCGGCAGTGTGACTGTGACCGACAGCTATATGGTCGAAAATTACAGCCATGTAATGCATATTGTGTCCAATGTGGTGGGCGAATTGGACGCGGGTAAAGACGCGATGGACGCGTTATTTGCCGGGTTTCCCGCAGGAACCGTCAGCGGTGCGCCAAAGGTGCGCGCCTGTCAAATTATATCCGAATTAGAAGATGAGTGCCGCGGCCCCTATGCGGGCGGTGTTGGATATTTCAGCCCCAATGGCAATATGGACAGCTGTATCATCCTACGCACAGCCATTGTAAAGGATGGCGTCATGCATGTGCAATCCGGCGCAGGTATTGTCGCGGATTCTGATCCGGAATATGAACAACGCGAATGTGAGGCGAAGGCAGGCGCATTATTAGCTGCTGCTCAAGAGGCCATTCGCCAAGCCAATAAGATTGGATTTGGACAATGA